A window of Acinetobacter sp. TR3 contains these coding sequences:
- a CDS encoding thiazole synthase, with translation MQDSPLIIGSRTFQSRLLVGTGKYKDLNETDLAIQASGAEIVTVAIRRVNIGQHADQPNLLSVIPPEKYTILPNTAGCFDADSAIRTCMLARELLDGHNLVKLEVLGDEKTLYPNVTATLKAAQTLIDDGFEIMVYTSDDPIVAQELESMGCVAIMPLGSLIGSGLGILNPHTISIIKENAKVPVLVDAGVGTASDAAIAMELGCDGVLMNTAIAAAQNPILMASAMKKAVEAGREAFLAGRMPRKRMANASSPETGYFFK, from the coding sequence ATGCAAGATTCCCCTTTAATTATTGGTTCACGTACTTTCCAATCTCGTTTATTGGTCGGAACTGGTAAATATAAAGATCTCAATGAAACTGATTTAGCTATTCAAGCCAGTGGCGCAGAAATCGTCACTGTTGCGATTCGTCGTGTAAATATCGGACAACATGCCGATCAACCAAATCTGCTTTCAGTGATTCCACCTGAGAAATACACGATTCTGCCAAATACCGCAGGTTGTTTTGATGCCGATAGCGCGATTCGTACCTGTATGCTGGCACGTGAACTGCTTGATGGTCACAATCTGGTGAAGTTAGAAGTACTTGGTGATGAAAAAACTTTATATCCAAATGTGACCGCGACGCTTAAAGCCGCGCAAACCTTGATTGATGATGGTTTTGAGATCATGGTCTATACCTCGGATGACCCAATTGTTGCCCAAGAACTTGAAAGTATGGGCTGTGTTGCGATCATGCCTTTGGGTAGTTTGATTGGTTCTGGCCTTGGCATTTTGAATCCACATACCATTTCAATCATCAAAGAAAATGCCAAAGTTCCTGTGTTAGTCGATGCAGGTGTTGGTACTGCCAGTGATGCGGCGATTGCAATGGAACTCGGTTGTGACGGCGTATTAATGAATACAGCAATTGCTGCTGCTCAAAATCCAATTTTGATGGCTTCTGCCATGAAAAAAGCGGTTGAAGCAGGTCGTGAAGCATTCTTAGCAGGTCGTATGCCTCGTAAACGTATGGCGAATGCAAGTTCACCAGAAACTGGATATTTCTTTAAGTAA
- the thiS gene encoding sulfur carrier protein ThiS — translation MHIYLNGESLDTPCENLQQLIQSLALEGKRFAVEKNQQIIPKSRLEQTAIAPEDRIEIIQAVGGG, via the coding sequence ATGCACATCTATTTAAATGGCGAGTCACTCGACACGCCTTGTGAAAACCTACAGCAATTGATTCAAAGCTTGGCGCTTGAAGGCAAACGCTTCGCTGTAGAAAAGAACCAACAGATTATTCCGAAAAGTAGACTTGAGCAAACAGCTATTGCTCCTGAAGATCGTATTGAAATTATTCAAGCTGTTGGTGGCGGCTAA
- a CDS encoding DUF423 domain-containing protein, which translates to MWIGIAAINLAIAVMLGAFGAHGLKSFATLEQLAWWGTATQYFFYHALGLLILGVLHKTTPTFPIKIPFILMQIGIIFFCGSLYIMALGLPRILGAITPIGGAFMIAGWLLLAWQAIKHAK; encoded by the coding sequence ATGTGGATTGGAATTGCTGCAATCAATCTTGCTATTGCAGTTATGTTGGGTGCTTTCGGTGCTCATGGACTCAAATCTTTTGCAACCCTAGAACAACTCGCTTGGTGGGGTACAGCCACCCAATACTTTTTCTATCATGCGCTTGGCTTACTAATTTTAGGTGTTCTGCATAAAACCACACCTACTTTCCCAATAAAAATTCCTTTTATTTTGATGCAAATTGGTATCATATTTTTCTGCGGTTCGTTATACATTATGGCGCTCGGCCTACCGCGCATTTTAGGTGCGATTACACCGATTGGCGGTGCGTTTATGATAGCGGGCTGGCTGTTACTCGCATGGCAAGCAATCAAGCATGCGAAATAA
- the rpoH gene encoding RNA polymerase sigma factor RpoH, which yields MTTDSSNQLMPLSLSAPGVNLGAYISTVNQIPILTAEQEKELAERYYYDQDLDAAKLLVMSHLRFVVHIARSYAGYGLPQGDLIQEGNLGLMKAVKRFDPNMGVRLVSFAVHWIKAEIHEYVIRNWRIVKIATTKAQRKLFFNLRSLKKSSKRLTLEEAKSIANDLNVTPEQVLEMEGRLTAYDAAFEAQGDDDDDTPHTAPALYLEDNRYDPARLIEEEDYEEQSSSALHEAMEQLDDRSRNILQRRWLDDDKSTLHELAAEYNVSAERIRQLEKNAMEKIKTAMSAS from the coding sequence ATGACTACTGACAGCAGCAATCAATTGATGCCCCTGTCATTGTCTGCGCCAGGCGTAAACCTTGGTGCATATATCAGTACTGTCAATCAAATTCCAATTCTAACGGCCGAGCAAGAAAAAGAACTTGCTGAGCGTTATTATTATGACCAAGATCTTGATGCTGCCAAACTATTGGTAATGTCACACCTACGTTTTGTCGTACATATTGCACGTAGCTATGCAGGTTACGGATTGCCACAAGGCGATCTTATTCAAGAAGGTAACCTTGGATTAATGAAAGCGGTCAAACGCTTCGATCCAAATATGGGTGTTCGCTTAGTTTCTTTTGCAGTGCACTGGATTAAAGCCGAAATACATGAATATGTGATTCGTAACTGGCGTATTGTCAAAATCGCAACGACAAAAGCACAACGTAAATTATTCTTTAACTTACGTAGTCTTAAAAAATCAAGCAAACGACTTACGTTGGAAGAAGCGAAATCAATTGCCAATGATTTGAATGTCACACCAGAGCAAGTGCTCGAAATGGAAGGTCGCCTAACCGCTTATGATGCTGCTTTTGAAGCTCAAGGTGATGATGATGACGATACTCCACATACAGCTCCTGCACTTTATCTTGAAGATAATCGCTACGACCCAGCTCGGTTGATTGAAGAAGAAGATTATGAAGAACAAAGTAGTTCTGCCTTACACGAGGCAATGGAACAGCTTGATGATCGATCTCGTAATATCTTGCAACGTCGGTGGTTAGATGATGATAAATCGACTTTGCATGAATTGGCCGCAGAATATAACGTTTCAGCAGAACGTATTCGACAGCTTGAAAAAAATGCAATGGAAAAAATCAAAACAGCAATGTCTGCGAGTTAA
- a CDS encoding sulfurtransferase TusA family protein yields MTQIPNSPEIINALGQPCPMPLLMLKRALKKAEGSKQYLLKSSDPHSEIDVTRYCQIQQLQCQTQKISENEFHYLIESM; encoded by the coding sequence ATGACTCAGATACCGAATTCTCCTGAAATTATTAATGCGTTAGGACAACCTTGTCCTATGCCACTGCTCATGCTAAAGCGTGCTTTAAAGAAAGCTGAAGGTTCGAAACAATATTTATTAAAATCCTCAGATCCTCATAGTGAAATTGATGTAACACGATATTGCCAAATTCAGCAACTTCAATGCCAGACACAAAAAATTTCAGAGAATGAGTTTCACTATTTAATTGAATCTATGTAA
- a CDS encoding cold-shock protein, whose protein sequence is MTAREQGVVKWFNDTKGFGFIQRNGGDDVFVHFRAIMGDGHRSLRDGQRVEFSVVQGQKGFQAENVQPLD, encoded by the coding sequence ATGACAGCTCGTGAACAAGGCGTAGTAAAGTGGTTTAATGACACTAAAGGCTTTGGTTTTATTCAACGTAATGGCGGTGATGACGTATTCGTTCATTTCCGCGCAATTATGGGTGACGGTCACCGTTCTTTACGTGACGGCCAACGCGTTGAATTCAGCGTAGTTCAAGGACAAAAAGGTTTCCAAGCTGAAAACGTTCAGCCTTTAGACTAA
- the rhlB gene encoding ATP-dependent RNA helicase RhlB: MTSGFETLNLHPQLKKAIDALGFTQMTPIQQKVLKYTLAGHDAIGRAQTGTGKTAAFLISVINDLLNNPLQEQRFRGEPRALILAPTRELALQIESDAQALTKFSNLHLVTLLGGVDFDKQKKMLDSNFVDIIVATPGRLIDFVEQKEVWLDKIEFLVIDEADRLLDMGFIPSVKRIVRYSPFKEQRQTLMFSATFSYDVLNLARQWLFEPVTVEIEPEQKTNNDVEQRVYVVAKQDKYKLLQEILRDEPIDKVMIFANRRDQVRRLYDYLKRDGYKVGMLSGEIAQDKRLKMLDQFKQGKHNIMIATDVAGRGIHVDGVSHVVNFTLPEQSDDYVHRIGRTGRAGAQGVSISFLSEDDAFYLPEIEKAIGKKLPLTRLDGYC, encoded by the coding sequence ATGACATCTGGTTTTGAAACCTTAAATTTACATCCGCAGTTGAAGAAAGCAATTGATGCTTTGGGTTTTACACAAATGACCCCAATTCAACAAAAGGTTTTGAAATATACATTAGCAGGGCATGATGCCATTGGTCGAGCGCAAACTGGTACAGGTAAAACAGCAGCCTTTTTGATTAGTGTGATCAATGATCTATTAAATAATCCGCTACAAGAACAACGGTTTCGTGGCGAACCACGTGCGCTGATTCTGGCTCCTACACGTGAGTTAGCACTACAGATAGAGAGTGATGCTCAAGCTTTAACAAAATTTTCAAACTTACATCTTGTCACTCTACTTGGTGGTGTGGATTTTGATAAGCAAAAGAAAATGTTGGATAGTAATTTTGTTGATATTATCGTTGCAACGCCTGGTCGTTTAATTGATTTTGTCGAGCAAAAAGAAGTTTGGTTGGATAAGATCGAATTCCTTGTGATTGATGAAGCCGATCGTTTATTAGATATGGGTTTTATTCCATCGGTAAAACGGATTGTGCGTTACTCACCCTTCAAAGAACAACGTCAAACTTTAATGTTTTCTGCAACTTTTAGCTATGATGTACTTAATCTTGCTCGTCAGTGGCTATTTGAACCTGTAACGGTTGAGATTGAGCCTGAGCAAAAAACCAATAATGATGTGGAGCAGCGTGTTTATGTGGTTGCGAAACAAGATAAGTACAAATTATTGCAAGAAATTTTGCGTGATGAACCAATTGATAAAGTTATGATTTTCGCAAATCGTCGAGATCAAGTGCGTCGTTTATATGATTACTTAAAGCGTGATGGTTATAAAGTCGGTATGTTATCTGGTGAAATCGCTCAAGATAAACGATTGAAGATGCTCGACCAGTTCAAACAAGGTAAGCATAATATTATGATCGCAACAGACGTTGCTGGTCGTGGTATTCACGTTGACGGCGTGTCACATGTGGTGAATTTTACTTTGCCAGAGCAGTCTGATGATTATGTACATCGAATTGGTCGTACAGGTCGTGCTGGTGCTCAAG